One window of Manihot esculenta cultivar AM560-2 chromosome 17, M.esculenta_v8, whole genome shotgun sequence genomic DNA carries:
- the LOC110605394 gene encoding poly(U)-specific endoribonuclease-B isoform X2, translating to MDGLIKNLRDVALGRDQKDDESSAESRDTRARSSWAQVVSGEQGNCDQASSDYSHGSRPTNQWREEELSEGINERRPSRRTPKDDYEGCERSERDKQHDYNQNQWDGKGGEENNDGWETVGRKHPKRSHKIEKEHWNGYKRPPSEQVYSDEVENGEKLVPSDQELADLSQAFNRLWQLDINRLVPGRDYQIDCGEGKKVFEREDMAEGSLFSWLKEDVLRRPTFSRFCSLLDNYNPNEGCKEVVTYEEKQEQAAFIEEISRTAPIKYIHKLLAFKGIVSEDYHDFKRILTSLWFDLYGRGGTSGSSSAFEHVFVGEVKQRGEKEVSGFHNWLQFYLEEAKGRVDYQGYIFPRRRGQIPDSDTQLLTVQFEWNGILKSVSSILVGVSPEFEVALYTLCFYLGGEDNHMELGPYPVNIKCYRFGNRIGSVFPIAEC from the exons ATGGACGGTCTGATCAAGAACTTGAGGGACGTGGCGCTTGGCCGCGATCAGAAGGACGACGAATCGAGCGCCGAGTCCCGTGATACACGGGCTAGATCCAGCTGGGCGCAA GTAGTATCCGGGGAGCAGGGTAACTGTGACCAAGCGAGCAGTGATTACTCGCATGGTTCTCGTCCCACAAATCAGTGGCGGGAAGAG gaacTGAGCGAGGGGATCAATGAGAGGCGACCTTCAAGGCGAACCCCAAAG GATGATTATGAAGGGTGTGAAAGAAGTGAACGTGATAAGCAACATGATTATAATCAAAACCAGTGGGATGGAAAG GGAGGGGAAGAAAATAATGATGGTTGGGAGACAGTTGGCAGAAAGCATCCCAAGCGATCACACAAG ATTGAAAAGGAGCACTGGAATGGTTACAAAAGACCTCCTAGCGAACAAGTATACTCTGATGAGGTTGAAAATGGTGAAAAGCTAGTGCCTTCAGATCAGGAGCTTGCGGACCTATCACAAGCTTTCAACAGGCTCTGGCAGCTTGACATAAACCGTTTGGTGCCTGGCAGAGACTATCAGATTGATTGTGGTGAAGGGAAAAAAGTATTTGAGAGAGAAGATATGGCAGAAGGAAGCCTATTTAGCTGGCTAAAGGAAGATGTGTTAAGGAGGCCTACTTTTTCTCGTTTTTGTTCTCTGCTTGATAACTATAACCCAAATGAAGGGTGCAAAGAAGTTGTCACTTATGAAGAGAAACAAGAGCAAGCTGCTTTTATAGAGGAAATCAGCAGAACTGCACCCATTAAATACATTCATAAACTTCTTGCATTTAAAGGCATTGTATCTGAAGATTATCAtgattttaaaagaatattgaCAAGTCTCTGGTTTGACCTCTATGGTCGAGGTGGTACTTCTGGTTCCTCTTCTGCTTTTGAACATGTTTTCGTTGGAGAAGTTAAGCAACGAGGGGAAAAAGAAGTTTCTGGTTTCCATAACTGGCTTCAG TTTTATCTagaagaagcaaaaggaagGGTTGATTATCAAGGTTATATTTTTCCCCGACGACGTGGGCAAATT CCCGACTCTGATACCCAGTTGCTTACTGTTCAGTTTGAATGGAATGGAATTCTCAAATCTGTATCAAGCATTTTAGTTGGTGTGAGCCCAGAGTTTGAAGTTGCATTGTATACTCTTTGTTTCTATTTGGGTGGAGAAGATAACCATATGGAGTTGGGTCCATACCCTGTTAATATTAAGTGCTACCGCTTTGGAAATCGAATTGGGTCCGTATTTCCTATAGCAGAGTGTTGA
- the LOC110605394 gene encoding poly(U)-specific endoribonuclease-B isoform X3 — MDGLIKNLRDVALGRDQKDDESSAESRDTRARSSWAQVVSGEQGNCDQASSDYSHGSRPTNQWREEELSEGINERRPSRRTPKDDYEGCERSERDKQHDYNQNQWDGKKGGEENNDGWETVGRKHPKRSHKIEKEHWNGYKRPPSEQVYSDEVENGEKLVPSDQELADLSQAFNRLWQLDINRLVPGRDYQIDCGEGKKVFEREDMAEGSLFSWLKEDVLRRPTFSRFCSLLDNYNPNEGCKEVVTYEEKQEQAAFIEEISRTAPIKYIHKLLAFKGIVSEDYHDFKRILTSLWFDLYGRGGTSGSSSAFEHVFVGEVKQRGEKEVSGFHNWLQPDSDTQLLTVQFEWNGILKSVSSILVGVSPEFEVALYTLCFYLGGEDNHMELGPYPVNIKCYRFGNRIGSVFPIAEC; from the exons ATGGACGGTCTGATCAAGAACTTGAGGGACGTGGCGCTTGGCCGCGATCAGAAGGACGACGAATCGAGCGCCGAGTCCCGTGATACACGGGCTAGATCCAGCTGGGCGCAA GTAGTATCCGGGGAGCAGGGTAACTGTGACCAAGCGAGCAGTGATTACTCGCATGGTTCTCGTCCCACAAATCAGTGGCGGGAAGAG gaacTGAGCGAGGGGATCAATGAGAGGCGACCTTCAAGGCGAACCCCAAAG GATGATTATGAAGGGTGTGAAAGAAGTGAACGTGATAAGCAACATGATTATAATCAAAACCAGTGGGATGGAAAG AAGGGAGGGGAAGAAAATAATGATGGTTGGGAGACAGTTGGCAGAAAGCATCCCAAGCGATCACACAAG ATTGAAAAGGAGCACTGGAATGGTTACAAAAGACCTCCTAGCGAACAAGTATACTCTGATGAGGTTGAAAATGGTGAAAAGCTAGTGCCTTCAGATCAGGAGCTTGCGGACCTATCACAAGCTTTCAACAGGCTCTGGCAGCTTGACATAAACCGTTTGGTGCCTGGCAGAGACTATCAGATTGATTGTGGTGAAGGGAAAAAAGTATTTGAGAGAGAAGATATGGCAGAAGGAAGCCTATTTAGCTGGCTAAAGGAAGATGTGTTAAGGAGGCCTACTTTTTCTCGTTTTTGTTCTCTGCTTGATAACTATAACCCAAATGAAGGGTGCAAAGAAGTTGTCACTTATGAAGAGAAACAAGAGCAAGCTGCTTTTATAGAGGAAATCAGCAGAACTGCACCCATTAAATACATTCATAAACTTCTTGCATTTAAAGGCATTGTATCTGAAGATTATCAtgattttaaaagaatattgaCAAGTCTCTGGTTTGACCTCTATGGTCGAGGTGGTACTTCTGGTTCCTCTTCTGCTTTTGAACATGTTTTCGTTGGAGAAGTTAAGCAACGAGGGGAAAAAGAAGTTTCTGGTTTCCATAACTGGCTTCAG CCCGACTCTGATACCCAGTTGCTTACTGTTCAGTTTGAATGGAATGGAATTCTCAAATCTGTATCAAGCATTTTAGTTGGTGTGAGCCCAGAGTTTGAAGTTGCATTGTATACTCTTTGTTTCTATTTGGGTGGAGAAGATAACCATATGGAGTTGGGTCCATACCCTGTTAATATTAAGTGCTACCGCTTTGGAAATCGAATTGGGTCCGTATTTCCTATAGCAGAGTGTTGA
- the LOC110605394 gene encoding poly(U)-specific endoribonuclease-B isoform X1, with translation MDGLIKNLRDVALGRDQKDDESSAESRDTRARSSWAQVVSGEQGNCDQASSDYSHGSRPTNQWREEELSEGINERRPSRRTPKDDYEGCERSERDKQHDYNQNQWDGKKGGEENNDGWETVGRKHPKRSHKIEKEHWNGYKRPPSEQVYSDEVENGEKLVPSDQELADLSQAFNRLWQLDINRLVPGRDYQIDCGEGKKVFEREDMAEGSLFSWLKEDVLRRPTFSRFCSLLDNYNPNEGCKEVVTYEEKQEQAAFIEEISRTAPIKYIHKLLAFKGIVSEDYHDFKRILTSLWFDLYGRGGTSGSSSAFEHVFVGEVKQRGEKEVSGFHNWLQFYLEEAKGRVDYQGYIFPRRRGQIPDSDTQLLTVQFEWNGILKSVSSILVGVSPEFEVALYTLCFYLGGEDNHMELGPYPVNIKCYRFGNRIGSVFPIAEC, from the exons ATGGACGGTCTGATCAAGAACTTGAGGGACGTGGCGCTTGGCCGCGATCAGAAGGACGACGAATCGAGCGCCGAGTCCCGTGATACACGGGCTAGATCCAGCTGGGCGCAA GTAGTATCCGGGGAGCAGGGTAACTGTGACCAAGCGAGCAGTGATTACTCGCATGGTTCTCGTCCCACAAATCAGTGGCGGGAAGAG gaacTGAGCGAGGGGATCAATGAGAGGCGACCTTCAAGGCGAACCCCAAAG GATGATTATGAAGGGTGTGAAAGAAGTGAACGTGATAAGCAACATGATTATAATCAAAACCAGTGGGATGGAAAG AAGGGAGGGGAAGAAAATAATGATGGTTGGGAGACAGTTGGCAGAAAGCATCCCAAGCGATCACACAAG ATTGAAAAGGAGCACTGGAATGGTTACAAAAGACCTCCTAGCGAACAAGTATACTCTGATGAGGTTGAAAATGGTGAAAAGCTAGTGCCTTCAGATCAGGAGCTTGCGGACCTATCACAAGCTTTCAACAGGCTCTGGCAGCTTGACATAAACCGTTTGGTGCCTGGCAGAGACTATCAGATTGATTGTGGTGAAGGGAAAAAAGTATTTGAGAGAGAAGATATGGCAGAAGGAAGCCTATTTAGCTGGCTAAAGGAAGATGTGTTAAGGAGGCCTACTTTTTCTCGTTTTTGTTCTCTGCTTGATAACTATAACCCAAATGAAGGGTGCAAAGAAGTTGTCACTTATGAAGAGAAACAAGAGCAAGCTGCTTTTATAGAGGAAATCAGCAGAACTGCACCCATTAAATACATTCATAAACTTCTTGCATTTAAAGGCATTGTATCTGAAGATTATCAtgattttaaaagaatattgaCAAGTCTCTGGTTTGACCTCTATGGTCGAGGTGGTACTTCTGGTTCCTCTTCTGCTTTTGAACATGTTTTCGTTGGAGAAGTTAAGCAACGAGGGGAAAAAGAAGTTTCTGGTTTCCATAACTGGCTTCAG TTTTATCTagaagaagcaaaaggaagGGTTGATTATCAAGGTTATATTTTTCCCCGACGACGTGGGCAAATT CCCGACTCTGATACCCAGTTGCTTACTGTTCAGTTTGAATGGAATGGAATTCTCAAATCTGTATCAAGCATTTTAGTTGGTGTGAGCCCAGAGTTTGAAGTTGCATTGTATACTCTTTGTTTCTATTTGGGTGGAGAAGATAACCATATGGAGTTGGGTCCATACCCTGTTAATATTAAGTGCTACCGCTTTGGAAATCGAATTGGGTCCGTATTTCCTATAGCAGAGTGTTGA